In the Dethiosulfovibrio russensis genome, CGTCGTCCTTTCTCACCCCGTAATGCACGAATCGGTAAAGTCTGCTGGCGATGTTTCTTTTGTGACCGTGAGAGAGATGCCCTCCCGAAGACATGTCCATGGAGAGCACCGTGTCCCCTGGTTCCAGCACCGCCTGATACACCGCCAGGTTGGTGTTCGTACCGCAATGAGGCTGGACGTTTACGTGTTCCGCTCCGAACAGGGCTTTCGCCCTCTCTATAGCCAAGGTCTCTATCTCGTCCAGATAGATCCCCCCGGCGTAGTACCTTCTGCCGGGATACCCCTCTATGGTCCGATTGGAGAGACAGCTGCCGGAGATCTCCAGAATGGCTTGAGGGGCTATACTCTGAGATGCGACCATATCGAGTTGGTCTATCTGTCTGTTTCCCTCAGCCTCTATGAGCTCTGCCAGCCGTTCGTCGTCTTTCAAGTTGAATGCCATCGTGATTATCCCTCCCGAAGTCGTTTTGTTTAGACTAGAGGGAAAAACACAAAAAGGCAATCGGTAATTTCCCGATCTTTTTACGGGAAATTCCGATCGCCTTTTCCGGCCCCTAATTCATCTTTCTCCGTGTCTCTCTCTGTAACATGGAAGGCAGTAAACCTCTCCATCCATGTTTCTGGTCATGGATTCCATGGTCCCCTCGCCGCATCCGGCGCAGATAAGGGTGTTCTCCCTGAAGGCCTTCGGGGGAAGTTCCTCTCTCGGAGTCCCTAATTCAAAGATTTCTTCCAATGGGGCTTCCAGAAGATACATCCTATATTCTTCCTTCTCCATCTCTTTGTTCAGATTCGGTTTCAGGACCATCCTGATTCCCTTGCCGTCCCTACGTCGGTAGAAGGTGAAGGCCACTTTTCCGTAATGGTGGAGTACTAGGTTCCCCTTTCCCAAAGTACAGTTGGTCATGTATTGGATGGCGTCAATTCCGCACATATCGGTCTCGGATATGCATACCAGTTCCTCGTCTCCGTCGCCTTCTCCCAACTCCTTCAAAGCCAGCTCCGAAGCCCTTATCCCTATGGCCAGTCCAGGACATCGATGGCCATGAAACCTCTCTACCTCGTCGTATTTGTTTGCTTTCTTGACCCGATTCAAAGCGATTTCTCCTTTCCGTTTAGTCCAAAGCATTTCTCGTATTTTGTTCCATAGTCGCTAAAAGGGCAAGACTTTTTGTATACCTGCGCTTGACCGTAGCGGTGGAATAGGTGTATCCTATCGATCGAGTTAGTGTCGTAAAACTAAGTTTATAAACTGAGAGGAGCAGTGTGTGATGAAGCGAGTTTTGCGTTTTTCCCTTTTTGCCTTGGTCGTCGCTTTGGTGGCGGCTTCGGTTTTTTCCCTAGAGGTTTCTTCCGCCTCCGCCTGGTCCGCCGGGGATCCGGTGACCACGTCGATATCGTTTGAAGGAGAAAATAAGGACTGGACTTTCGAGGATGTGGCACAGTCCTATTTCTGGTTGGACCCTCCCCAATCCATGGGAGGACGTACCTGCACCAATAGAGGTATGACCTTTAGGCTGATACAGGCCTTGGGGGAGAGACAGTGTCCCGACGGAACGTTCAGGACCTACGATCTTGATTTCAAGACCGGATGGGCTTTTGGATGTGCCGCCAGGATCTTTGGAGAGTACAAGATCCCGGCTCAGGGAATTTCCGGTGACTATGAGGTCGTTCCCGGGATCTTCCATGGCTACGACTATTCTGTGGATGCATCTCCTCTTTCCGGAGATCGAACCCCTTCGTCTTTTTACAGTGTAAGGGCCGCCAGCAGATCAACCGGAAAGGTCTGGCAGGTCTCCTTGGCAGAGAATGCGGTTTCCCAAGACTATTTCCAGGTCTACGAAGACTGGTACGAGCGGGTTTACCCGAAGCTGGTCAGCGGAGACGTCCTGACGGATGAGGAAAACTCGTTGAACGATCTGATAAACCTCTACGCCGCTAACATACAGAACGCGGTTCTATCCGGAAACGAGGAGGATTTTTCCTCCAAAACCCTTTCCGACGGTTGTGGGTTATCCTGCTATCTTAAGGATGGCTCCCTCTCCTATAAAGACAAGGACGGTACCGTAAAAACTCTTTCCATGGCGGAGTCCTGCATGGAAGGCGAGGGCGATTCCCGCCACGCTTGTCTGTGCATGGCCATGGCCTATAGGGTAGGTCAGATAGTTTCGGAAGCCTGGAGCGACGGAATCTTCCACCCCGAGGATGTCACGGTGGCTACGGGATGGAACTCCGACGGAGCGGAGGAGTTCTTCTGTGACCTCCTTGGTGTGGATTCCGTGACCTATGGAGTGGACGGCTCTGTAACTAAGCCCGGCGATATGACCCTTTTGGATTGTTGGTATAAAATTTCCATAAAATCGTTGGGTAAAACCTTTATCTTCAGGGGAACTGAAAATATCTTGACGGAGGATTTTCTGACCCTCAGACGGAAGGTCAAGGGAGGAGATGGATCCGCCGAGGATAAAAAGGCACTTGCCGCCAGAAAGATGGAGCTTTGGAACTCCATTCAGGTTAATCCATTCTACGGCGGTTTCGAGGTGAGAGTGGCGGACACCACAAGATGCCTGTGCGACGTGGTCCCAACCTCGACTCTTTATTACGTTCTCTCCGACAATGTGGTGAGGAGCATGGATCTTCCCGACGCGGCTAAAGAGGACAACGGCTCCGGTGGAACAAAGATATGTCTGTGCCAGGCTGTGGCCTTCCGTGTGTC is a window encoding:
- a CDS encoding FmdE family protein, whose product is MNRVKKANKYDEVERFHGHRCPGLAIGIRASELALKELGEGDGDEELVCISETDMCGIDAIQYMTNCTLGKGNLVLHHYGKVAFTFYRRRDGKGIRMVLKPNLNKEMEKEEYRMYLLEAPLEEIFELGTPREELPPKAFRENTLICAGCGEGTMESMTRNMDGEVYCLPCYRERHGER